From the genome of Candidatus Eisenbacteria bacterium, one region includes:
- a CDS encoding superoxide dismutase, which translates to MAQELPKLPYPYDALEPHIDARTLEIHHSKHHAGYVTNLNKILDANPDLAAMDLKKLISHPEKAPEAVRPGVIFHGGGTWNHTLYWNSMSPDGGGEPSGPLATALDRDFGGFDEFRKAFAAKAAGQFGSGWGWLSADKKGKLIVTSTLNHEVPMTDGLEPILVVDVWEHAYYLKYQNLRPTYLESWWNLVDWKEVEKRFAAIAV; encoded by the coding sequence ATGGCGCAAGAACTGCCGAAGCTGCCCTATCCGTACGACGCGTTGGAACCCCACATCGACGCGCGCACGCTGGAGATTCACCATTCGAAACATCACGCCGGATACGTAACCAACCTGAACAAGATTCTCGACGCGAACCCGGACCTGGCCGCGATGGATTTGAAGAAACTGATCTCCCATCCGGAGAAAGCGCCCGAAGCGGTCCGGCCGGGGGTGATCTTCCACGGCGGCGGAACCTGGAACCACACGCTCTATTGGAACAGCATGTCCCCCGACGGCGGCGGCGAGCCCTCGGGTCCTCTCGCGACGGCGTTGGACCGCGACTTCGGGGGTTTCGACGAGTTCAGGAAGGCCTTCGCCGCCAAGGCGGCGGGGCAGTTCGGGAGCGGCTGGGGCTGGCTCTCGGCGGACAAGAAGGGGAAGCTGATCGTCACCTCCACGCTCAACCACGAGGTGCCGATGACCGACGGCCTGGAGCCGATCCTGGTGGTGGACGTGTGGGAACACGCTTACTATCTCAAGTATCAGAACCTGCGCCCCACATACCTCGAGAGCTGGTGGAACCTGGTCGACTGGAAAGAGGTGGAGAAGCGCTTCGCGGCGATCGCCGTCTAG
- a CDS encoding DUF456 domain-containing protein — MWSEIGMTALRIVGLVLLDAVLLAGLLAIPLGLGGNFILLGAVVVVGIVTRFTLFSWVALLVLAALTAAGEVLEALLGSLVARRYGATGWGMGGAFAGGLAGAAIGSVIFPLVGTLIGSFAGTALGAVLGERLGGTDEDRTARAGWGAFLGRSLASAIKLAIGFGMTVWLVRVTHFPGG, encoded by the coding sequence ATGTGGTCTGAAATCGGCATGACCGCGCTCCGGATCGTGGGGCTCGTTCTTCTCGACGCCGTTCTTCTGGCGGGGCTTCTCGCCATTCCTCTCGGGCTGGGGGGAAATTTCATCCTGCTCGGGGCGGTGGTCGTGGTCGGAATCGTCACCCGTTTCACCCTCTTCTCTTGGGTCGCCTTGCTCGTGCTCGCGGCGCTGACCGCGGCGGGGGAGGTGCTGGAGGCGCTTCTCGGATCGCTGGTGGCGAGGCGCTACGGCGCCACCGGATGGGGGATGGGAGGCGCCTTCGCGGGGGGGCTGGCCGGCGCGGCGATCGGCAGCGTCATCTTCCCGCTGGTGGGGACGCTGATCGGTTCCTTCGCGGGGACGGCGCTCGGCGCGGTTCTGGGGGAGCGGTTGGGCGGTACCGACGAGGATCGCACCGCGCGGGCGGGATGGGGCGCTTTTTTGGGAAGATCGCTCGCCTCGGCGATCAAACTCGCCATCGGCTTCGGCATGACCGTCTGGCTGGTGCGGGTCACGCACTTCCCCGGAGGCTGA
- the nifJ gene encoding pyruvate:ferredoxin (flavodoxin) oxidoreductase yields the protein MPKGVPTTIDGIEAVAYTAYRINEVIAIYPITPASGMGEWADAWASEGIPNIWGTVPNVAEMQSEAGAAGAVHGSLQGGALTTTFTASQGLLLKIPNMYKIAGELTPTVFNVAARTVATHALSIFGDHSDVMAARATGFALMPSGSVQEATDLALIAQAASLRSRVPFLHFFDGFRTSHEVQKIELLSEDVMRAMIDYKLVAEHRARALSPDRPFIRGTAQNPDVFFQARETVNPFYLACPEITREVMDRFAELTGRRYRLFDYFGHPEAERVIVIMGSGAEVVHETVDHMVAAGEKVGVVKVRLYRPFDVPSFLEALPPTVKAIAAMDRTKEPGAVGEPLYMDCVTAVEEGMAGDRGTLQSRPRVVGGRYGLSSKEFTPAMIKAVFDNLSGAKPKNRFTVGIEDDVTHSSLPFDPEFSTEPKEVVRALFYGLGSDGTVGANKNSIKIIGEGTDNYAQGYFVYDSKKAGAVTVSHLRFGPKPIRSSYLVTKASFVACHQTVFLERYDMLRNLIPGGVFLLNCPWGPDEVWDHLPREVQEGLIAKKARFYVIDAYQVAGDSGMGGRINTVMQVCFFAISGVLPREEAIQAIKDSIKKTYGKKGEEVVKMNFAAVDNSIAHLHEVKYPEKATSGTRMPPPVPPEAPEFVRKVTAEILAGRGDSVPVSAFPADGTFPSGTTRWEKRNIALEIPVWDPETCIQCGKCSAICPHATIRMKVYDPKLLKGAPATFRSTEPRDKAWKEKGYVFTLQIAPEDCTGCGLCVEACPAKNKTETARKAINMAAQPPLRETERENWEFFLGLPDPDRREIRADLLRQQQLQLPLFEFSGACAGCGETPYLKMMSQLFGDRALIANATGCSSIYGGNLPTTPYSVNADGRGPAWSNSLFEDNAEFGLGFRLAVDKQKQYAAELLKKLAGDVGEGLVKEILGAQQQTEIDIMAQRERVERLKKALAAKDSEDARRLLGMADLLVRKSVWIIGGDGWAYDIGFGGLDHVFAMGRDVNILVLDTEVYSNTGGQCSKSTPRGAVAKYAAAGKPAPKKDLGLIAMTYGTVYVARIAMGANDGQALKAFLEADAFPGTSLILAYSHCIAHGIDMSTATRNQKMAVDTGQWPLFRFHPGREAAGENPLQLDSKPPKVPVSEFMEMENRFRMLKKSKPENAKRFLAEAQQDVNTRWAYYQYLADRGKDSAKGK from the coding sequence GTGCCAAAAGGAGTCCCCACGACCATAGACGGTATCGAGGCGGTCGCCTATACCGCCTATCGGATCAACGAGGTCATCGCGATCTATCCGATCACCCCCGCGTCGGGGATGGGAGAGTGGGCCGACGCATGGGCGTCGGAAGGGATCCCCAACATCTGGGGGACCGTTCCCAACGTGGCGGAGATGCAGAGCGAGGCGGGCGCCGCCGGCGCCGTTCACGGATCCCTGCAGGGGGGCGCGCTCACCACGACCTTCACCGCCTCCCAGGGGCTGCTGCTGAAGATCCCGAACATGTATAAGATCGCCGGCGAGTTGACCCCCACGGTCTTCAACGTGGCCGCGCGCACCGTGGCGACCCACGCCCTCTCCATTTTCGGGGATCATAGCGACGTGATGGCCGCGCGGGCGACCGGCTTCGCGCTGATGCCCTCCGGCTCGGTGCAGGAGGCGACGGATCTGGCGTTGATCGCCCAGGCCGCGTCGCTCCGCTCCCGCGTTCCCTTCCTCCATTTCTTCGACGGCTTCCGCACCTCCCACGAAGTGCAGAAGATCGAACTGCTGTCCGAAGACGTGATGCGGGCGATGATCGACTACAAGCTGGTGGCGGAGCACCGCGCCCGCGCGCTCTCGCCGGATCGCCCCTTCATCCGGGGCACCGCGCAAAACCCGGACGTTTTCTTCCAGGCCCGCGAGACGGTGAACCCCTTCTACCTCGCCTGCCCGGAGATCACCCGGGAGGTGATGGATCGATTCGCCGAACTGACCGGCCGCCGCTACCGCCTCTTCGATTACTTCGGCCATCCCGAGGCGGAGCGTGTGATCGTCATCATGGGTTCCGGCGCCGAGGTCGTGCACGAAACGGTGGATCACATGGTCGCCGCGGGAGAGAAGGTCGGAGTCGTCAAGGTGCGTCTCTACCGCCCCTTCGACGTCCCCAGCTTCCTGGAAGCCCTGCCGCCCACGGTCAAGGCGATCGCCGCGATGGACCGCACCAAGGAGCCCGGCGCCGTCGGGGAGCCGCTCTACATGGATTGCGTCACCGCGGTGGAAGAGGGAATGGCCGGGGACCGGGGCACGCTCCAATCGCGGCCCCGCGTGGTCGGCGGCCGCTACGGCCTGTCGTCGAAGGAGTTCACCCCCGCCATGATCAAGGCGGTCTTCGACAACCTGTCCGGGGCGAAACCGAAAAATCGTTTCACCGTCGGCATCGAGGACGACGTGACCCACTCGTCGCTCCCCTTCGATCCCGAGTTCTCCACCGAACCGAAGGAAGTGGTCCGCGCCCTCTTCTACGGCCTCGGATCGGACGGCACGGTGGGCGCCAATAAAAACTCCATCAAGATCATCGGCGAGGGGACGGACAACTACGCCCAGGGTTACTTCGTTTACGACTCAAAGAAAGCGGGCGCGGTGACCGTCTCCCATCTCCGCTTCGGTCCGAAGCCGATTCGCTCCTCCTATCTCGTGACCAAGGCGTCCTTCGTCGCCTGCCACCAGACCGTGTTCCTGGAGCGTTACGACATGCTCCGAAACCTGATTCCGGGCGGCGTTTTTCTGCTCAACTGCCCCTGGGGGCCGGACGAGGTTTGGGACCATCTCCCCCGGGAGGTGCAGGAGGGGCTGATCGCCAAGAAAGCGCGCTTCTATGTCATCGACGCCTACCAGGTGGCCGGGGACAGCGGGATGGGCGGCCGCATCAACACGGTGATGCAGGTTTGCTTCTTCGCCATTTCCGGAGTGCTTCCCCGCGAGGAAGCGATCCAGGCGATCAAGGACTCGATCAAGAAAACATACGGCAAGAAGGGCGAAGAGGTGGTGAAGATGAACTTCGCCGCCGTGGACAACAGCATCGCCCACCTGCACGAGGTGAAGTACCCGGAGAAGGCGACCAGCGGAACCCGGATGCCGCCGCCGGTGCCGCCGGAGGCGCCGGAGTTCGTGCGCAAGGTGACCGCCGAGATCCTCGCCGGCCGGGGCGACTCCGTGCCGGTGAGCGCCTTCCCGGCGGACGGCACGTTCCCGAGCGGAACCACCCGCTGGGAGAAGAGGAACATCGCCCTCGAGATCCCGGTTTGGGACCCGGAGACGTGCATTCAGTGCGGCAAGTGTTCCGCCATCTGCCCCCACGCCACGATTCGGATGAAGGTGTACGATCCGAAGCTCCTGAAGGGAGCGCCGGCGACCTTCCGATCCACCGAGCCGCGTGACAAGGCGTGGAAGGAGAAGGGCTACGTCTTCACCCTCCAGATCGCGCCCGAGGACTGCACCGGCTGCGGTCTCTGCGTCGAGGCGTGCCCGGCGAAGAACAAGACCGAGACGGCGCGGAAGGCGATCAACATGGCGGCCCAACCGCCGCTCCGCGAGACGGAACGGGAGAACTGGGAGTTTTTCCTCGGCCTGCCGGATCCGGATCGAAGGGAGATCCGCGCCGATCTGCTGCGCCAGCAGCAGTTGCAGCTCCCTCTCTTCGAGTTCAGCGGCGCCTGCGCCGGTTGCGGCGAGACGCCCTACCTCAAGATGATGTCCCAGCTCTTCGGCGACCGCGCGCTCATCGCCAACGCCACCGGTTGCTCGTCCATCTACGGCGGCAACCTCCCCACCACCCCCTACTCCGTGAACGCCGACGGCCGGGGTCCCGCCTGGTCGAACTCGCTCTTCGAGGACAACGCCGAGTTCGGACTCGGCTTCCGTCTCGCCGTGGACAAACAGAAACAGTACGCGGCGGAGCTGTTGAAAAAGCTCGCCGGCGACGTGGGGGAAGGGCTCGTCAAGGAGATCCTCGGCGCGCAGCAGCAGACCGAGATCGACATCATGGCGCAGAGGGAGCGGGTGGAGCGCCTCAAGAAGGCGCTCGCCGCCAAGGACTCGGAGGACGCCCGCAGGCTTCTCGGCATGGCGGATCTCCTGGTTCGCAAGAGCGTGTGGATCATCGGCGGCGACGGCTGGGCCTACGACATCGGCTTCGGCGGCCTGGACCACGTTTTCGCCATGGGCCGAGACGTGAACATTCTCGTGCTGGATACGGAGGTTTACTCCAACACCGGCGGCCAGTGCTCGAAATCGACCCCGCGCGGGGCGGTGGCCAAGTACGCCGCGGCGGGCAAGCCGGCGCCCAAGAAGGATCTGGGCTTGATCGCCATGACCTACGGCACGGTCTACGTGGCGCGGATCGCCATGGGGGCGAACGACGGGCAGGCGCTCAAGGCCTTCCTCGAGGCGGATGCGTTTCCGGGAACTTCGCTCATCCTCGCCTATAGCCACTGCATCGCCCACGGCATCGACATGTCCACGGCGACGCGGAACCAGAAGATGGCGGTGGACACCGGGCAGTGGCCCCTCTTCCGCTTCCACCCGGGACGGGAGGCGGCCGGCGAGAACCCTCTGCAACTGGACTCAAAACCCCCGAAGGTTCCGGTATCGGAATTCATGGAGATGGAGAACCGCTTCCGGATGTTGAAGAAGAGCAAGCCGGAGAACGCCAAGCGTTTCCTCGCCGAGGCGCAGCAGGACGTGAACACCCGCTGGGCCTACTACCAGTACCTGGCGGATCGCGGCAAGGATTCGGCGAAAGGGAAATAG
- a CDS encoding DUF4301 family protein, which yields MEDLRFDDRDLERLRRHGVAPEEAARQYELLRNPPGYARLDRACRPGDGIRILGQEETEEALAAYERARAANRFSKFVPASGAATRMFRALQWFRNEPRDLSRRDVEEAASKGEDRATGLLRFLDALPRFAFFEDLRVHLARSGGGDAESLAAAFLYRPVLDALLAPEAMGYASLPKGLIPFHKYGDGPRTAFEEHLVEAALYARGADAGVRLHFTISPDQETRFREVLDRACPKGEREGTRYRVGFSAQKPSTDTIAVDFEDRIFRDGDGSILFRPGGHGALIENLNELHGDLVFIKNIDNVSPAQNGGEAVRSKKTLAGLLVLLQEKIHAHLEVLAGGAEGEELEGIAAFARTTLHLETDGIARRGAGALREFLLRRLDRPIRVCGMVRNQGDPGGGPFWVRGANGFVTPQIVETSQIDRGSPEQMEILRSATHFNPVDLVCGARNHRGEPHDLTRFIDPSAVFISRKSKDGKELKALERPGLWNGAMAGWITVFVEVPSHTFTPVKQVTDLLKPEHQAG from the coding sequence ATGGAGGACCTGCGCTTCGACGACCGCGACCTCGAACGGCTCCGCCGCCACGGCGTCGCGCCGGAGGAGGCGGCCCGCCAGTACGAGCTGCTCCGAAACCCGCCGGGCTACGCCCGCCTCGACCGCGCCTGTCGCCCCGGCGACGGGATTCGAATTTTGGGACAAGAGGAGACTGAAGAAGCGCTCGCGGCGTACGAACGGGCCCGGGCGGCCAACCGGTTCAGCAAGTTCGTCCCCGCCTCCGGCGCGGCGACCCGAATGTTCCGGGCGCTCCAGTGGTTCCGAAACGAGCCGCGTGACCTCTCCCGTCGCGATGTGGAGGAGGCCGCGTCGAAGGGTGAGGATCGCGCCACGGGGCTCCTCCGCTTCCTGGACGCCCTCCCCCGGTTCGCCTTCTTCGAGGACCTGCGCGTCCATCTCGCCCGCTCCGGCGGAGGGGACGCGGAAAGCCTCGCCGCCGCTTTTCTCTATCGGCCTGTTCTGGACGCGCTCCTCGCGCCGGAGGCGATGGGATACGCCTCCCTCCCCAAGGGACTCATCCCATTCCATAAATACGGCGACGGACCCAGGACCGCCTTCGAGGAGCACCTGGTCGAGGCGGCGCTTTACGCCCGCGGCGCCGACGCCGGCGTCCGCCTCCATTTCACGATTTCCCCCGACCAGGAGACCCGCTTCCGGGAGGTTCTGGACCGCGCCTGCCCGAAGGGCGAGAGGGAAGGGACGCGCTACCGGGTCGGTTTCTCCGCGCAGAAGCCCTCCACCGATACGATCGCCGTGGACTTCGAGGACCGGATCTTCCGCGACGGGGACGGATCGATCCTCTTCCGGCCCGGCGGACACGGCGCGCTCATCGAAAACCTGAATGAACTTCATGGAGACCTGGTCTTCATCAAGAACATCGACAACGTCTCGCCTGCGCAGAACGGCGGCGAGGCGGTGCGGAGCAAGAAGACCCTCGCCGGTCTTCTGGTGCTTCTCCAGGAAAAAATCCACGCGCACCTGGAGGTGCTGGCCGGCGGCGCGGAGGGTGAGGAGCTGGAGGGGATCGCCGCCTTCGCCCGGACGACGCTCCACCTGGAAACGGACGGTATCGCGCGGCGCGGCGCCGGCGCTCTCCGGGAGTTCCTCCTTCGCCGGCTCGACCGCCCGATCCGTGTGTGCGGCATGGTGCGGAATCAGGGAGACCCCGGGGGCGGCCCCTTCTGGGTGCGAGGCGCAAACGGATTCGTCACCCCCCAGATCGTCGAGACCTCGCAGATCGACCGCGGTTCTCCGGAGCAGATGGAGATCCTCCGCTCGGCGACCCATTTCAACCCGGTGGACCTGGTCTGCGGCGCGCGGAACCATCGCGGCGAGCCCCACGACCTGACCCGCTTCATCGATCCCTCGGCGGTGTTTATTTCTCGCAAGTCCAAAGACGGCAAAGAGTTAAAAGCCCTCGAACGGCCGGGCCTCTGGAACGGCGCCATGGCGGGCTGGATCACCGTCTTCGTCGAAGTCCCCTCCCACACCTTCACCCCGGTGAAACAGGTGACGGACCTGCTGAAGCCGGAGCATCAGGCGGGGTAG
- a CDS encoding dihydroorotate dehydrogenase-like protein: MNLTTHYLGLELKNPLVPSASPLMHELDTIKRLEDAGASAVVLHSLFEEQIRHESRELDHHMTAGTESFAEALTYFPEPSEFRLGPEEYLEHIRKAKGAASIPIIASLNGTTPGGWTGYAKKMEEAGADALELNLYSIPTDRDASCVDVEKAYLEVVRAVKGLVGVPVAVKLSPFFTNTARAAADFVSAGANGLVLFNRFYQPDIDLKELEVKPDVSLSTSADIRLPLRWIAILYGRVEADFAATGGVHTHEDVLKLLMAGAKVTMLCAALLKKGPGELAVIERGLREWMEKNEYDSVVQMQGSMSQRKVGDPTAFERAQYMRTLRSWKPVI; the protein is encoded by the coding sequence ATGAATCTCACGACCCACTATCTCGGACTGGAGCTGAAGAATCCGCTCGTCCCCAGCGCCTCTCCGCTCATGCACGAGCTGGACACGATCAAGAGGCTGGAGGACGCCGGCGCCTCGGCCGTGGTGCTCCACTCGCTCTTCGAGGAGCAGATCCGCCACGAGAGCCGCGAGCTGGATCACCACATGACCGCGGGAACGGAGAGCTTCGCCGAAGCGCTCACCTACTTCCCCGAGCCCTCCGAGTTCCGGCTCGGACCGGAGGAGTATCTGGAACACATCCGGAAGGCGAAAGGCGCCGCGTCGATCCCGATCATCGCCAGCCTGAACGGCACGACGCCGGGCGGCTGGACCGGCTACGCGAAGAAGATGGAGGAAGCCGGCGCCGATGCTTTGGAGCTGAACCTCTACTCCATTCCCACCGACCGCGACGCGTCGTGCGTGGACGTCGAGAAGGCGTACCTGGAAGTGGTTCGCGCGGTGAAGGGTTTGGTGGGCGTTCCCGTGGCGGTGAAGCTCTCCCCCTTCTTCACCAACACGGCCCGCGCGGCGGCGGACTTCGTCTCCGCCGGGGCGAACGGGCTCGTCCTGTTCAACCGTTTTTACCAGCCCGACATCGACCTGAAGGAACTCGAGGTGAAGCCGGACGTTTCGCTGAGCACCTCCGCCGACATCCGGCTGCCGCTCCGTTGGATCGCGATCCTTTACGGCCGGGTCGAAGCGGACTTCGCCGCCACCGGCGGGGTGCACACCCACGAGGACGTTCTCAAGCTCCTCATGGCGGGCGCCAAGGTCACCATGCTCTGCGCCGCGCTCCTGAAAAAGGGGCCGGGCGAACTCGCCGTGATCGAACGCGGCCTCCGCGAGTGGATGGAGAAGAACGAATACGATTCCGTCGTCCAGATGCAGGGGAGCATGAGCCAGCGGAAGGTGGGCGATCCGACCGCCTTCGAGCGTGCCCAGTACATGCGCACCCTGCGCAGCTGGAAGCCCGTGATCTGA
- a CDS encoding response regulator, giving the protein MNPPETAGRTEEIHLLEERIAKLEKINRVLMDRVERSMDSQGNAFSMFQTAILLEDKVRDRTRALEAAMRELEETNTQLQTSKERAEAANLAKSEFLANMSHEIRTPMNGVMGMLHLVLESDLRDDQREYLRIAQSSADSLLKVINDILDYSKIEAGKLSLDLVPFHLRDLVAESVQAIALQGQERRIRFVHHVEPTVPDRLIGDDGRLRQVLTNLVGNALKFTESGEVAVTVKRLPEAEPGRVRLLFRVRDTGAGIPAEKRALIFHAFSQADGSTTRKYGGTGLGLTISTRLVRMMGGEISVESRVGEGSTFSFTVLFEEAAAETRPDLNSGGMRVLDGLRALVVDDNPTNRRYIQDMLRQWKMETLCVASGPEGLAELARAAARGEPYPLVLLDGEMPAMDGYEVARRILMNPAGGAPRIIMLTSSPRPGQTDECKRLGVFSILLKPVKPSSLLEILIRSVNDLPLGALSAARSEADGTEKAGLRILLAEDNVINQQVAEAFLRKKGHTYRIASDGMEAVAAFGEEPFDLVLMDLQMPKMDGIEATAAIRAREKETGVHVPIIAMTAHAMSGDRERCLEAGMDDYVSKPIQMKELTAAIERQAPRR; this is encoded by the coding sequence ATGAACCCTCCGGAGACGGCGGGCCGGACGGAGGAGATCCATCTCCTCGAGGAGCGGATCGCCAAGCTCGAGAAGATCAACCGGGTCTTGATGGACCGTGTCGAGCGGAGCATGGATTCGCAGGGGAACGCCTTCTCCATGTTCCAAACGGCGATTCTTCTGGAGGACAAGGTCCGGGACAGGACGCGCGCTTTGGAAGCGGCGATGCGCGAGCTGGAGGAGACCAACACGCAGCTCCAGACCTCCAAGGAAAGGGCCGAAGCGGCGAACCTCGCCAAGAGCGAGTTTCTCGCCAACATGAGCCACGAGATCCGCACCCCGATGAACGGCGTGATGGGGATGCTCCACCTCGTCCTCGAGAGCGATCTCAGGGACGACCAACGGGAATACCTCCGTATCGCCCAGTCCTCCGCCGACAGCCTCCTGAAGGTGATCAACGATATTCTCGACTATTCAAAGATCGAGGCGGGAAAACTCTCCCTCGATTTGGTCCCCTTCCACTTGCGCGATCTGGTCGCCGAGTCGGTCCAGGCGATCGCCCTGCAGGGCCAGGAACGGCGGATCCGTTTCGTCCATCATGTCGAGCCGACCGTGCCGGACCGGTTGATCGGCGACGACGGGCGGCTCCGGCAGGTGCTCACCAATCTCGTGGGGAACGCCCTCAAGTTCACCGAGTCGGGTGAAGTGGCGGTCACCGTGAAACGCCTCCCCGAAGCGGAGCCGGGGCGGGTCCGCCTCCTCTTCCGCGTGCGGGACACGGGCGCGGGAATCCCGGCGGAGAAACGGGCGCTCATCTTCCACGCCTTCTCCCAGGCGGACGGCTCGACGACCCGGAAATACGGCGGCACCGGCCTGGGTCTCACCATCAGCACGCGCCTGGTCCGCATGATGGGAGGAGAGATCTCCGTGGAGAGCCGCGTCGGCGAAGGGAGCACCTTCTCTTTCACCGTTCTCTTCGAGGAAGCGGCCGCGGAAACGCGTCCCGATCTCAACTCGGGAGGGATGCGCGTTCTGGACGGCCTCCGGGCTCTCGTGGTGGACGACAACCCGACCAACCGGCGCTACATCCAGGACATGCTTCGCCAGTGGAAGATGGAGACCCTGTGCGTCGCGAGCGGCCCGGAGGGGCTTGCGGAGCTGGCGCGGGCGGCGGCCCGCGGCGAACCCTACCCCCTCGTCCTTCTGGACGGGGAGATGCCCGCCATGGACGGGTATGAAGTGGCGCGCCGCATTTTGATGAACCCCGCCGGCGGCGCCCCGCGCATCATCATGCTGACTTCCAGCCCGCGGCCCGGCCAAACCGACGAGTGCAAACGTCTCGGCGTCTTCTCCATTCTTCTGAAACCGGTCAAGCCGTCCAGCCTCCTCGAGATTCTGATCCGCTCGGTGAACGATCTGCCTCTAGGAGCGCTGTCGGCGGCGCGATCGGAGGCGGATGGGACGGAAAAGGCGGGGCTTCGCATCCTTCTCGCCGAGGACAACGTGATCAACCAGCAGGTGGCGGAGGCGTTTCTGCGCAAGAAGGGCCACACCTACCGGATCGCCTCCGACGGAATGGAGGCGGTCGCCGCATTCGGGGAGGAACCTTTCGACCTGGTGTTGATGGATCTGCAGATGCCGAAGATGGACGGCATTGAGGCGACCGCGGCCATCCGCGCCCGGGAGAAGGAAACCGGCGTGCACGTGCCGATCATCGCCATGACCGCCCACGCCATGAGCGGGGACCGGGAGCGTTGCCTCGAAGCCGGGATGGACGATTACGTGAGCAAACCGATTCAGATGAAGGAACTGACCGCCGCCATCGAGCGCCAGGCTCCGCGGCGATAA
- a CDS encoding FIST C-terminal domain-containing protein: MHTSTLPLARRGYTANDDPAEAARELHEQIHCEETALGIFFCSPRYDLNALERELAARFGDVNLIGCTTAGEITPAGYRNDSISGVGFSSREFHAVTRRIENLAGFEVGGGLEIAKSALAELRGAVKDFRRENVFAMLLVDGLSLREESLVSTIYNSLGEIPLFGGSAGDGLEFGRTWIFHEGAFRANAAVLTLVHTSAPFSVFKTQHFISTDNKLVVTGADSPLRVVYELNGEPAADAYAQMVDVPVNALDPTVFATHPVVVKIGGAYYVRSIQKMNEDRSLSFYCAIDEGIVLSLARGMDLVKDLHDLFRHVRDRVGEPRIVIGCDCILRNLELDRRGIKDEVGRIMSENHVIGFSTYGEQFNAMHVNQTFTGVAIGSKKEGDAE, from the coding sequence ATGCATACAAGCACCTTGCCGCTCGCGCGGAGAGGCTACACCGCGAACGATGATCCCGCCGAGGCGGCGCGCGAACTCCACGAACAAATCCACTGCGAAGAAACGGCGCTCGGCATTTTCTTCTGCTCGCCCCGGTACGACTTGAACGCGTTGGAAAGGGAACTGGCGGCGCGCTTCGGCGACGTGAACCTCATCGGGTGCACCACCGCCGGTGAGATCACACCCGCCGGCTACCGGAACGACTCGATATCCGGCGTCGGATTCTCTTCCCGCGAATTCCACGCGGTGACCCGGCGGATCGAGAACCTGGCCGGGTTCGAGGTGGGCGGCGGGCTGGAGATCGCCAAGTCCGCACTCGCGGAGCTTCGCGGAGCGGTGAAGGATTTCCGGCGCGAGAACGTGTTCGCCATGCTCCTGGTGGACGGGCTCAGCCTGCGGGAAGAGTCGCTGGTCAGTACGATCTACAACAGCCTGGGTGAAATCCCCCTCTTCGGCGGTTCCGCGGGCGACGGCCTCGAATTCGGGCGCACCTGGATCTTCCACGAAGGCGCCTTCCGGGCGAATGCCGCGGTTCTCACCCTGGTGCACACCTCCGCCCCCTTTTCCGTCTTCAAGACCCAGCACTTCATCAGCACCGACAACAAGCTGGTGGTGACCGGGGCCGATTCCCCCCTGCGCGTGGTCTACGAGCTGAACGGCGAACCGGCGGCGGACGCCTACGCGCAAATGGTCGATGTCCCCGTGAACGCTTTGGACCCGACCGTTTTCGCCACCCATCCCGTGGTGGTCAAGATCGGCGGCGCCTATTACGTCCGTTCCATACAGAAGATGAACGAGGACCGCAGCCTCTCCTTCTATTGCGCCATCGACGAGGGGATCGTGCTCTCCCTGGCGCGCGGGATGGACCTGGTGAAGGATCTTCACGATCTCTTCCGACATGTGCGGGACCGGGTGGGCGAGCCGCGGATCGTCATCGGCTGCGACTGCATCCTCCGGAATCTCGAACTGGACCGGAGAGGGATCAAGGACGAGGTCGGCCGGATCATGAGCGAGAACCACGTAATCGGCTTCAGCACCTACGGAGAGCAATTCAACGCCATGCACGTCAACCAGACCTTCACCGGGGTCGCGATCGGATCGAAGAAGGAAGGCGACGCGGAATGA